In a single window of the Micromonospora inositola genome:
- a CDS encoding AzlC family ABC transporter permease codes for MRTPNRTPDVAMLRDVAAIGAAMVAVGASFGAMGVAAGLPGWATVAMSVLVYAGGAQFMAVGLVAAGSPLAAVLAGLLLNARHLPFGLTLGDSLGHQRWRRLLGSHLMTDEATAFALARPAGGARHRAFWLAGTLLFLAWNAGTLLGVLAGGAVGDPTALGLDAAFPAGLIALLLPTLRDPEIRRVALTGAGLAVLATPVLPAGLPVLLALGALVLPLIRRRPPGTDPVPVTAAGADHREAGPGRVVATEEAPC; via the coding sequence ATGCGTACGCCAAACCGAACGCCCGACGTGGCGATGCTGCGGGACGTCGCCGCCATCGGCGCGGCGATGGTCGCCGTCGGCGCCTCGTTCGGCGCGATGGGGGTCGCCGCCGGGCTGCCCGGCTGGGCGACGGTCGCCATGTCCGTGCTGGTGTACGCCGGCGGCGCGCAGTTCATGGCCGTGGGGCTGGTGGCCGCCGGCAGCCCCCTCGCGGCGGTCCTCGCCGGCCTGCTGCTCAACGCGCGGCACCTGCCGTTCGGCCTGACCCTGGGCGACAGCCTCGGCCACCAGCGCTGGCGGCGGCTGCTCGGCAGCCACCTGATGACCGACGAGGCGACCGCCTTCGCGCTGGCGCGACCGGCCGGCGGCGCGCGCCACCGCGCCTTCTGGCTCGCCGGGACACTGCTCTTCCTGGCCTGGAACGCCGGCACCCTGCTGGGCGTGCTCGCCGGTGGCGCGGTCGGTGACCCGACCGCTTTGGGCCTCGACGCGGCCTTCCCGGCCGGGCTGATCGCCCTGCTGCTGCCGACGCTGCGCGACCCGGAGATCCGCCGGGTGGCGCTGACCGGCGCGGGGCTGGCGGTACTGGCCACCCCGGTGCTGCCGGCCGGGCTGCCGGTGCTGCTCGCGCTCGGCGCCCTGGTCCTGCCGTTGATCCGCCGCCGGCCGCCGGGCACCGACCCGGTGCCCGTGACCGCCGCCGGGGCGGACCACCGGGAAGCCGGACCGGGACGGGTCGTCGCGACGGAGGAGGCGCCGTGCTGA
- a CDS encoding AzlD domain-containing protein: MLIAVILALAAGTYGFRVAGVLMRDRLDLPDWSRQLLPVAAAALLAALAATAALAEAGGFAGYARPAGVLVGVLLAWRRAPFVLVVVAAAGTTALLRLAGVA; encoded by the coding sequence GTGCTGATCGCCGTGATCCTCGCCCTGGCCGCCGGCACGTACGGCTTCCGGGTCGCCGGAGTGCTGATGCGGGACCGGCTGGACCTGCCCGACTGGTCCCGGCAACTGCTGCCGGTCGCCGCCGCCGCCCTGCTGGCCGCCCTCGCCGCGACCGCCGCGCTGGCCGAGGCCGGCGGGTTCGCCGGCTACGCCCGGCCGGCGGGCGTGCTGGTCGGGGTGCTGCTCGCCTGGCGCCGCGCGCCCTTCGTCCTGGTGGTGGTCGCCGCGGCGGGCACCACCGCGCTGCTGCGCCTGGCCGGGGTGGCATGA
- a CDS encoding DUF3043 domain-containing protein yields the protein MPSLFRRKPADLVQESVTPVTTDEESTAARTRGYTPSKKELGQVTPKRPTAGRRVSGPTRPLTKEEAREQRRAARAEASSEFRREGGPRDRGPERLLARNVVDSRRTVGTWFFGGALIVLVGSNQAMPPIVRLASNVMWGALALGVVVDSVLISRKIKKLMRERFPKSDQKLGSLYLYAIMRSITFRRMRAPAPRVNIGDKI from the coding sequence GTGCCGTCGCTGTTTCGCCGCAAGCCCGCCGACCTCGTCCAGGAATCCGTCACCCCGGTGACGACCGACGAGGAGTCCACCGCCGCCCGCACCCGGGGATACACCCCGAGCAAGAAGGAGCTGGGCCAGGTCACGCCGAAGCGGCCGACCGCTGGCCGGCGGGTCAGCGGCCCGACCCGGCCGCTGACCAAGGAGGAGGCCCGGGAGCAGCGCCGGGCGGCCCGCGCCGAGGCGTCCTCGGAGTTCCGTCGCGAGGGCGGCCCCCGCGACCGGGGACCGGAGCGGCTGCTGGCCCGCAACGTGGTCGACTCCCGGCGTACGGTCGGCACCTGGTTCTTCGGCGGCGCCCTGATCGTGCTGGTCGGCTCCAACCAGGCCATGCCGCCGATCGTCCGGTTGGCCTCCAACGTCATGTGGGGCGCGCTGGCGCTCGGCGTGGTGGTCGACTCCGTCCTGATCTCTCGCAAGATCAAGAAGCTGATGCGGGAGCGGTTCCCGAAGAGCGACCAGAAGCTGGGCTCGCTCTACCTGTACGCGATCATGCGGTCGATCACCTTCCGCCGGATGCGCGCCCCGGCGCCGCGGGTCAACATCGGCGACAAGATCTGA
- the murA gene encoding UDP-N-acetylglucosamine 1-carboxyvinyltransferase: MQIVDPNHLHGSTNALEVALTDDVLVVHGGTPLEGRIRVRGAKNLVSKAMVAALLADSPSRLFDVPRIRDVEVVRGLLDLHGVKVSDGEEDGELILDPSNVESASTDQINVHAGSSRIPILFCGPLLHRLGHAFIPDLGGCHIGPRPIDFHIQALREFGATVDKTPEGMHLSAPNGLHGTKFALPYPSVGATEQVLLTAVMAEGVTELRNAAVEPEIIDLICILQKMGAIIKVHTDRVIEIQGVKKLHGYTHRPIPDRIEAASWAAAALATRGDVEVLGAQQADMMTFLNVFRSVGGEYEVTDARPPKLGDPGQEGGIRFWHPGGELNAVALETDVHPGFMTDWQQPLVVALTQARGLSIVHETVYEQRLGYTEALNTMGANIQVYRDCLGGTPCRFGRRNFKHSAVIAGPSKLHAADLVIPDLRAGFSHLIAALAAEGTSRVYGVDLINRGYEDFEKKLADLGAHVERP; this comes from the coding sequence ATGCAGATCGTGGACCCCAACCATCTACACGGCAGCACCAACGCGCTGGAGGTTGCGTTGACCGACGACGTCCTGGTCGTACACGGAGGCACTCCGCTGGAAGGGCGGATCCGCGTGCGCGGCGCGAAGAACCTCGTTTCCAAGGCGATGGTCGCGGCCCTGCTGGCCGACTCGCCCAGCCGGCTGTTCGACGTGCCGCGGATCCGCGACGTCGAGGTGGTCCGCGGCCTGCTCGACCTGCACGGGGTGAAGGTGAGCGACGGCGAGGAGGACGGCGAGCTCATCCTCGACCCCTCGAACGTCGAGAGCGCCAGCACCGATCAGATCAACGTGCACGCGGGGTCCAGCCGGATCCCGATCCTGTTCTGCGGCCCGCTGCTGCACCGGCTCGGCCACGCCTTCATCCCCGACCTGGGCGGCTGCCACATCGGCCCCCGCCCGATCGACTTCCACATCCAGGCGCTGCGCGAGTTCGGCGCGACCGTCGACAAGACCCCCGAGGGGATGCACCTGTCGGCGCCGAACGGGCTGCACGGCACCAAGTTCGCCCTGCCGTACCCGAGCGTGGGCGCCACCGAGCAGGTGCTGCTGACCGCGGTGATGGCCGAGGGCGTCACCGAGCTGCGCAACGCGGCGGTCGAGCCGGAGATCATCGACCTGATCTGCATCCTGCAGAAGATGGGCGCGATCATCAAGGTGCACACCGACCGGGTGATCGAGATCCAGGGCGTGAAGAAGCTGCACGGCTACACGCACCGGCCGATCCCGGACCGGATCGAGGCGGCGAGCTGGGCGGCGGCCGCGCTGGCCACCCGCGGGGACGTCGAGGTGCTGGGCGCGCAGCAGGCCGACATGATGACCTTCCTGAACGTCTTCCGCTCGGTCGGCGGCGAGTACGAGGTGACCGACGCCCGCCCGCCGAAGCTGGGCGACCCGGGCCAGGAGGGCGGCATCCGGTTCTGGCACCCGGGCGGCGAGCTGAACGCCGTGGCGCTGGAGACCGACGTGCACCCCGGCTTCATGACCGACTGGCAGCAGCCCCTCGTGGTGGCGCTGACCCAGGCCCGGGGCCTGTCGATCGTCCACGAGACGGTCTACGAGCAGCGGCTGGGCTACACCGAGGCGCTGAACACCATGGGCGCCAACATCCAGGTCTACCGGGACTGCCTGGGCGGCACCCCGTGCCGCTTCGGCCGGCGCAACTTCAAGCACTCCGCGGTGATCGCCGGGCCGAGCAAGCTGCACGCGGCCGACCTGGTCATCCCGGACCTGCGGGCCGGCTTCAGCCACCTGATCGCGGCGCTCGCCGCCGAGGGCACCTCCCGGGTGTACGGCGTCGACCTGATCAACCGGGGCTACGAGGACTTCGAGAAGAAGCTGGCCGACCTGGGCGCGCACGTCGAGCGTCCGTAA
- the nadA gene encoding quinolinate synthase NadA: MTSTWVEPSNTATALLLLGRGSDPATERGVECPGDLPAPSDPDLVARAAAAKAALGTKVFVLGHHYQRDEVIQFADVTGDSFKLAREAAARPDAEYIVFCGVHFMAESADILTSDAQKVILPDLAAGCSMADMAVLSQVETAWDVLTELGIARDTVPVTYMNSSADIKGFVGRNGGVVCTSSNAKRALDWAFEQGSKVLFLPDQHLGRNTAVLEMGLSLDDCVLYDPHKPNGGLTPEQLRDAKMILWRGHCSVHGRFTLDSVNDVRERVPGVNVLVHPECRHEVVTAADHVGSTEFIIKTIEAAPAGSAWAVGTELNLVRRLALAHPDKQIMFLDKAVCYCSTMNRIDLPHLVWALEELVAGRVVNQITVDPDTAHHARVALDQMLALPGADTPPPTAG; encoded by the coding sequence GTGACTTCGACCTGGGTTGAGCCCTCCAACACCGCCACTGCGCTGCTGCTCCTCGGCCGCGGCAGCGACCCCGCCACCGAGCGTGGCGTGGAGTGTCCGGGTGACCTCCCCGCGCCGAGCGACCCGGACCTGGTGGCCCGGGCGGCGGCGGCCAAGGCCGCGCTCGGCACGAAGGTGTTCGTGCTGGGGCACCACTACCAGCGCGACGAGGTGATCCAGTTCGCCGACGTGACCGGCGACTCGTTCAAGCTCGCCCGCGAGGCGGCGGCCCGGCCCGACGCGGAGTACATCGTCTTCTGTGGCGTGCACTTCATGGCCGAGAGCGCGGACATCCTCACCTCGGACGCCCAGAAGGTCATCCTGCCGGACCTGGCCGCCGGCTGCTCGATGGCCGACATGGCGGTGCTGTCGCAGGTCGAGACCGCCTGGGACGTGCTGACCGAGCTGGGCATCGCGCGGGACACCGTCCCGGTGACGTACATGAACTCCTCGGCGGACATCAAGGGCTTCGTCGGGCGCAACGGCGGCGTGGTCTGCACCTCGTCGAACGCGAAGCGGGCGCTGGACTGGGCGTTCGAGCAGGGGTCGAAGGTGCTCTTCCTGCCCGACCAGCACCTGGGCCGCAACACGGCGGTGCTGGAGATGGGCCTCTCGCTGGACGACTGCGTGCTCTACGACCCGCACAAGCCGAACGGCGGGCTGACCCCGGAGCAGCTGCGCGACGCGAAGATGATCCTGTGGCGCGGGCACTGCTCGGTGCACGGCCGGTTCACCCTGGACAGCGTCAACGACGTCCGGGAGCGGGTGCCGGGGGTGAACGTGCTGGTCCACCCGGAATGCCGGCACGAGGTGGTCACCGCCGCCGATCACGTCGGCTCGACGGAGTTCATCATCAAGACCATCGAGGCGGCCCCGGCCGGCTCGGCCTGGGCGGTCGGCACCGAGCTGAACCTGGTCCGCCGGCTGGCGCTGGCCCACCCGGACAAGCAGATCATGTTCCTGGACAAGGCCGTCTGCTACTGCTCGACGATGAACCGGATCGACCTGCCGCACCTGGTCTGGGCGCTGGAGGAGCTGGTGGCCGGCCGGGTGGTCAACCAGATCACCGTGGACCCGGACACCGCGCATCACGCCCGGGTGGCCCTGGACCAGATGCTCGCCCTCCCCGGGGCGGACACCCCGCCACCCACCGCCGGTTGA
- a CDS encoding glycerate kinase family protein, whose product MRVLLCPDKFAGTLPAPEVAAAVAEGWRAVAAGDDLLIRPLADGGPGFVAVLAEALGGRRVPVPTVDPLGRPAAGEILLTDDGVAYLESAQACGLHLLTAAERDPKATTSYGLGLLVAAAVEAGARTVVVGLGGSATNDGGAGMLTALGVTPLDQTGHALPYGGAALAAVAALDGAPRLRGVDLVAATDVDNPLLGLHGASNVYGPQKGATREDVLLLDAALERWAAMLENDLPGCPPGLSVLPGGGAAGGLGAAILALGGRCESGIGLVTRAIGLDAALDRADLVITGEGSFDHQSLRGKVVAGVAGAARDRGVPCVVLAGRVSTGRREAAAAGVTEAYSLVEHFGGEERGGMEAAMGRPAEGLRALGARLARQWSR is encoded by the coding sequence ATGCGCGTGCTGCTCTGCCCGGACAAGTTCGCCGGCACCCTGCCGGCCCCGGAGGTGGCCGCCGCGGTGGCCGAGGGCTGGCGGGCGGTGGCCGCCGGCGACGACCTGCTGATCCGGCCGCTCGCCGACGGCGGGCCCGGCTTCGTCGCCGTCCTCGCCGAGGCGCTCGGCGGCCGGCGCGTGCCGGTGCCGACCGTCGACCCGCTCGGCCGGCCCGCCGCCGGTGAGATCCTGCTCACCGACGACGGCGTGGCCTACCTGGAGAGCGCCCAGGCGTGCGGGCTGCACCTGCTCACCGCCGCCGAGCGCGACCCGAAGGCCACCACCTCGTACGGGCTGGGGCTGCTGGTGGCCGCGGCCGTCGAGGCCGGGGCCCGGACCGTGGTGGTCGGGCTGGGTGGCTCCGCCACCAACGACGGGGGCGCCGGCATGCTCACCGCGCTCGGCGTCACCCCCCTCGACCAGACCGGCCACGCCCTGCCGTACGGGGGAGCGGCGCTCGCCGCGGTGGCCGCGCTGGACGGCGCGCCCCGGCTGCGCGGGGTGGACCTGGTCGCCGCCACCGACGTGGACAACCCGCTGCTCGGCCTGCACGGGGCCAGCAACGTGTACGGCCCGCAGAAGGGCGCGACCCGCGAGGACGTGCTGCTGCTCGACGCGGCCCTGGAACGCTGGGCCGCGATGCTGGAGAATGACCTGCCCGGCTGCCCGCCGGGGCTGAGCGTGCTGCCCGGTGGCGGCGCGGCCGGTGGGCTGGGCGCGGCGATCCTGGCGCTGGGCGGCCGGTGCGAGTCGGGCATCGGCCTGGTCACCCGGGCCATCGGGCTGGACGCCGCGCTCGACCGCGCCGACCTGGTGATCACCGGGGAGGGCTCCTTCGACCACCAGTCGCTGCGCGGCAAGGTGGTCGCCGGGGTGGCCGGGGCCGCCCGGGACCGCGGCGTGCCCTGTGTGGTGCTGGCGGGACGGGTGAGCACCGGCCGCCGGGAGGCCGCCGCGGCCGGGGTCACCGAGGCGTACAGCCTGGTGGAGCACTTCGGCGGCGAGGAACGCGGCGGGATGGAGGCGGCGATGGGCCGGCCCGCCGAGGGGCTGCGGGCGCTCGGCGCCCGGCTGGCCCGACAGTGGAGCCGTTGA
- the erpA gene encoding iron-sulfur cluster insertion protein ErpA, protein MTTPAQTESTEAKAPTSVVLTDVAAQKVKALIEQEGRDDLRLRIAVQPGGCSGLRYQLFFDERSLDGDIVTDYDGVEVVVDRMSAPYLAGATIDFADRIDAQGFTIDNPNAGNSCACGDSFS, encoded by the coding sequence GTGACCACGCCAGCGCAGACCGAGTCGACCGAGGCCAAGGCCCCTACTTCCGTCGTCCTCACCGACGTCGCAGCGCAGAAGGTCAAGGCCCTGATCGAGCAGGAGGGCCGCGACGACCTGCGGCTCCGGATCGCGGTGCAGCCGGGCGGCTGCTCCGGCCTGCGGTACCAGCTCTTCTTCGACGAGCGGTCGCTCGACGGTGACATCGTCACCGACTACGACGGTGTCGAGGTCGTCGTCGACCGGATGAGCGCCCCCTACCTGGCCGGCGCGACGATCGACTTCGCCGACCGGATCGACGCCCAGGGCTTCACCATCGACAACCCGAACGCCGGCAACTCCTGCGCCTGCGGCGACTCCTTCAGCTGA
- a CDS encoding carbohydrate kinase family protein, which translates to MKIAVTGSIATDHLMSFPGRFADQLIADQLHKVSLSFLVDELVLRRGGVAANIAFGMAQLGLRPVLLGAVGPDFADYRSWLERHGVDCDSVHVSEVAHTARFVCTTDTDMCQIASFYAGAMSEARNIELAPVAQRLGGLDLVLVGANDPEAMVRHSAECRERGYAFVADPSQQLARMDGEDVLGLIDGAEYLMTNDYEKSLLQSKAGLSDAQLLERVKVRVTTLGKDGAEIAGRDFDTIHVPIAREIQAVDPTGVGDGFRAGFFTALSWGLGLERAAQVGSLLATLVLETVGTQEYEVRRDLFVKRLAESYGDVAAEDVRPHLLP; encoded by the coding sequence ATGAAGATCGCCGTGACCGGCTCGATCGCGACCGACCACCTGATGAGCTTCCCCGGTCGCTTCGCCGACCAGCTCATCGCCGACCAGCTGCACAAGGTGTCGCTGTCGTTCCTCGTGGACGAGCTGGTGCTGCGGCGCGGCGGGGTGGCGGCCAACATCGCCTTCGGCATGGCCCAGCTCGGGCTGCGTCCGGTGCTGCTGGGCGCCGTCGGCCCCGACTTCGCCGACTACCGCTCGTGGCTGGAGCGGCACGGGGTCGACTGCGACTCGGTGCACGTCAGCGAGGTGGCCCACACCGCCCGGTTCGTCTGCACCACGGACACCGACATGTGCCAGATCGCCTCCTTCTACGCGGGGGCGATGAGCGAGGCCCGCAACATCGAGCTGGCTCCGGTGGCCCAGCGGCTCGGCGGCCTCGACCTGGTGCTCGTCGGCGCCAACGATCCCGAGGCGATGGTCCGGCACTCGGCCGAGTGCCGGGAGCGCGGGTACGCCTTCGTCGCCGACCCGTCCCAGCAGCTCGCCCGGATGGACGGCGAGGACGTGCTCGGCCTGATCGACGGCGCCGAGTACCTGATGACCAACGACTACGAGAAGTCGCTGCTGCAGAGCAAGGCGGGTCTCAGCGACGCGCAGCTGCTGGAGCGGGTCAAGGTCCGGGTCACCACGCTGGGCAAGGACGGCGCGGAGATCGCCGGCCGGGACTTCGACACCATCCACGTGCCGATCGCCCGGGAGATCCAGGCCGTCGACCCGACCGGCGTCGGCGACGGGTTCCGGGCCGGCTTCTTCACCGCCCTGTCCTGGGGGCTGGGCCTGGAGCGGGCCGCCCAGGTCGGCTCGCTGCTCGCCACCCTGGTCCTGGAGACCGTCGGCACCCAGGAGTACGAGGTCCGCCGGGACCTGTTCGTGAAGCGCCTCGCCGAGTCGTACGGCGACGTGGCCGCCGAGGACGTCCGGCCGCACCTGCTCCCATGA
- a CDS encoding AAA family ATPase produces the protein MRSAVPDPGQPGVSGGVDPGAVRPGAAVAAGPVLVAFAGLPGVGKSTLAVRVGAALRAPVLPVDPVERALGRYGLVGDVPGMAAYGAVAGLAEVQLGLGLSVVVDAVNPVASARGLWHDLAERAGVPLRVIEVHCGDEAEHRRRVEARLPAEPDPHLPTWEQTLLRRAEYEPIIGPRLVVDTTVDIDPLPAILSYLA, from the coding sequence ATGAGGTCCGCCGTACCCGACCCCGGCCAGCCCGGCGTGTCCGGCGGGGTGGACCCGGGCGCCGTCCGCCCCGGCGCGGCCGTCGCCGCCGGTCCGGTGCTGGTGGCGTTCGCCGGGCTGCCCGGGGTGGGCAAGAGCACCCTGGCTGTCCGGGTCGGCGCGGCGCTGCGCGCCCCGGTCCTGCCGGTGGACCCGGTCGAGCGGGCGCTGGGCCGGTACGGCCTGGTCGGCGACGTGCCCGGGATGGCCGCGTACGGCGCGGTCGCCGGTCTCGCCGAGGTGCAGCTCGGCCTCGGGCTCAGCGTGGTGGTGGACGCGGTCAACCCGGTGGCCAGCGCCCGCGGCCTCTGGCACGACCTGGCCGAGCGGGCCGGGGTGCCGCTGCGGGTGATCGAGGTGCACTGCGGTGACGAGGCCGAGCACCGCCGCCGGGTCGAGGCGCGGCTGCCCGCCGAGCCGGACCCGCACCTGCCCACCTGGGAGCAGACGCTGCTCCGCCGCGCCGAGTACGAGCCGATCATCGGTCCCCGCCTGGTGGTCGACACCACGGTCGACATCGACCCCCTCCCCGCCATCCTCAGCTATCTCGCATGA
- a CDS encoding sulfurtransferase TusA family protein: protein MSEPDEVLDCRGQRCPLPVIALARRLPELPVGAVLRVLADDPAAAVDIPAWCRMRGQEFLGAGTGGSSYDVRRSR, encoded by the coding sequence GTGAGCGAGCCGGACGAGGTGCTGGACTGCCGGGGCCAGCGCTGCCCGCTGCCGGTGATCGCCCTGGCCCGCCGGCTCCCCGAGCTGCCGGTCGGCGCGGTGCTCCGCGTCCTCGCCGACGACCCCGCCGCGGCGGTCGACATCCCAGCCTGGTGCCGGATGCGGGGGCAGGAGTTCCTCGGCGCCGGGACGGGCGGGTCCAGCTACGACGTCCGGCGCAGCCGGTGA
- a CDS encoding cysteine desulfurase family protein has translation MSASPVYLDAATAAPLHPVARQALLAALDDGWADPGKLYTQARRARQLLDAAREATAQTLGVRADELSFTPSGTTAAHAAVLGGLSGRRRVGATLVHSAIEHSAVLHAAERHVAAGGTAVPVPVDRVGRLDLDAWSAAVRAPGVALAALIAASHEVGTVQPVPAAAAECADAGVPLYVDAAQLVGRAPVPAGWSVLSASAHKWGGPPGVGLLVVRKGARWESPFPADERESGRTPGVVNLPAVVAAAASLRAAAADAAAEATRLAPLVDRIRARVAADVPDVEVVGDPVDRLPHLVTFSCLYVDGEALLHALDRRGFAVSSGSSCTSSTLRPSHVLEAMGVLSHGNVRVSLHRETTEADVERFLAELPGIVADLRAEAGVVGL, from the coding sequence GTGAGCGCATCCCCGGTCTACCTGGACGCGGCCACCGCGGCGCCGCTGCATCCGGTCGCGCGGCAGGCGTTGCTGGCCGCGCTAGACGACGGCTGGGCCGACCCCGGCAAGCTCTACACCCAGGCCCGCCGGGCCCGCCAACTGCTCGACGCCGCCCGCGAGGCCACCGCGCAGACGCTCGGCGTCCGCGCCGACGAACTCTCCTTCACCCCCAGCGGTACGACCGCCGCGCACGCCGCCGTGCTCGGCGGGCTGAGCGGCCGGCGCCGGGTCGGGGCGACCCTGGTGCACTCCGCGATCGAGCACTCCGCGGTGCTGCACGCCGCGGAGCGGCACGTCGCCGCCGGCGGGACGGCCGTCCCGGTACCGGTGGACCGGGTCGGCCGGCTCGACCTGGACGCCTGGTCGGCGGCGGTCCGGGCGCCCGGGGTGGCGCTCGCCGCGCTGATCGCGGCCAGCCACGAGGTGGGCACCGTCCAGCCGGTGCCGGCGGCGGCCGCCGAGTGCGCCGACGCCGGGGTGCCGCTCTACGTCGACGCCGCGCAGCTGGTCGGCCGGGCACCGGTGCCGGCCGGCTGGTCGGTGCTCAGCGCCAGCGCGCACAAGTGGGGCGGGCCACCCGGCGTCGGGCTGCTGGTGGTCCGCAAGGGCGCCCGCTGGGAGTCGCCGTTCCCGGCCGACGAGCGGGAGTCGGGGCGTACGCCGGGGGTGGTGAACCTGCCGGCGGTGGTCGCGGCGGCGGCGAGCCTGCGCGCGGCGGCGGCCGACGCGGCGGCCGAGGCGACCCGGCTGGCGCCGCTGGTGGACCGGATCCGGGCCCGGGTGGCGGCCGACGTGCCGGACGTGGAGGTGGTCGGCGACCCGGTCGACCGGCTCCCCCACCTGGTCACCTTCTCCTGCCTCTACGTGGACGGCGAGGCGCTGCTGCACGCGCTGGACCGGCGCGGCTTCGCCGTCTCCTCCGGCTCCTCCTGCACCTCGTCGACGTTGCGGCCGTCGCACGTGCTGGAGGCGATGGGGGTGCTCTCGCACGGCAACGTCCGGGTGTCGCTGCACCGGGAGACCACCGAGGCGGACGTCGAGCGGTTCCTCGCCGAGCTGCCCGGCATCGTCGCCGACCTGCGCGCCGAAGCGGGGGTGGTGGGGCTGTGA
- the ctaC gene encoding aa3-type cytochrome oxidase subunit II, which yields MVARSSEVRPTAVRHSASPGAGGRRRRGAGRLAGLGLGGAALLVLLTGCDVGGTFGGFGWPQGGITPESHKMYDLWIASCIAALAVGVFVWGLIFWCVIRYRKRGNALPVQTRYNLPMEFLYTIAPILIVSVLFYYTAIVQTGVNKTTKNPDVTVEVVAFKWNWQFNYRDGQGRDANTVASVLGTSEVIPVLVLPTGKSIRFEEQSRDVIHSFWVPELLFKRDVMPGNIRNVFEVSSLDQEGAYVGRCAELCGSYHAFMNFELRVVSPEKYEQFLAAKKAGKSTQEALKAIGEPEYATKTAPFNTRRDKNNFNPDSAPVGAGS from the coding sequence GTGGTCGCAAGGAGTTCGGAGGTACGGCCGACGGCCGTACGGCACAGCGCTTCCCCAGGAGCCGGTGGGCGCCGGCGGCGTGGTGCTGGTCGACTCGCCGGGCTCGGTCTCGGCGGAGCGGCGCTGCTGGTTCTGCTCACCGGCTGCGACGTCGGCGGGACGTTCGGCGGCTTCGGGTGGCCGCAGGGCGGCATCACCCCCGAGTCGCACAAGATGTACGACCTGTGGATCGCGTCCTGCATCGCGGCGCTGGCGGTCGGCGTCTTCGTCTGGGGCCTCATCTTCTGGTGCGTGATCCGCTACCGGAAGCGGGGCAACGCGCTGCCGGTGCAGACCCGCTACAACTTGCCGATGGAGTTCCTCTACACCATCGCGCCGATCCTGATCGTCTCCGTGCTCTTCTACTACACGGCGATCGTGCAGACCGGTGTGAACAAGACGACGAAGAACCCGGACGTCACCGTCGAGGTCGTCGCCTTCAAGTGGAACTGGCAGTTCAACTACCGCGACGGCCAGGGCCGCGACGCCAACACCGTCGCCTCGGTCCTCGGCACCAGCGAGGTCATCCCGGTGCTGGTCCTGCCGACCGGCAAGTCGATCCGCTTCGAGGAGCAGAGCCGCGACGTCATCCACTCCTTCTGGGTGCCGGAGCTGCTGTTCAAGCGGGACGTCATGCCGGGCAACATCCGCAACGTCTTCGAGGTCTCCAGCCTCGACCAGGAGGGCGCGTACGTCGGCCGCTGCGCCGAGCTGTGCGGCAGCTACCACGCCTTCATGAACTTCGAGCTGCGGGTCGTCTCGCCGGAGAAGTACGAGCAGTTCCTGGCGGCGAAGAAGGCCGGCAAGTCGACGCAGGAGGCGCTCAAGGCGATCGGCGAGCCCGAGTACGCCACGAAGACCGCGCCGTTCAACACCCGGCGTGACAAGAACAACTTCAACCCGGACAGCGCTCCGGTCGGCGCGGGAAGCTGA
- a CDS encoding cytochrome c oxidase subunit 4 has translation MKTEWKIFLVIATFLFGVAILYAAWTYGEGGRVEWVGTVALLLSFLLCSMCGGFFWFVSRRIDLRPEDRADAEIADGAGEIGFFSPGSYWPFGLALAAAIAGLGLVFWQFWLLGLGLVAVIFAACGLLFEYYSGTRRTAEH, from the coding sequence ATGAAGACCGAGTGGAAAATCTTCCTGGTCATCGCGACGTTCCTCTTCGGCGTCGCGATCCTCTACGCCGCCTGGACGTACGGCGAGGGCGGCCGGGTCGAGTGGGTCGGCACCGTGGCGCTGCTGCTGTCCTTCCTGCTCTGCTCGATGTGCGGCGGCTTCTTCTGGTTCGTCTCCCGCCGCATCGACCTGCGCCCCGAGGACCGGGCGGACGCCGAGATCGCCGACGGCGCGGGCGAGATCGGCTTCTTCAGCCCCGGCAGCTACTGGCCGTTCGGGCTGGCGCTGGCCGCCGCGATCGCCGGTCTGGGCCTGGTGTTCTGGCAGTTCTGGCTGCTGGGTCTCGGCCTGGTGGCGGTCATCTTCGCCGCCTGCGGCCTGCTCTTCGAGTACTACAGCGGCACCCGCCGCACCGCCGAGCACTGA